A region of the Arthrobacter sp. FW306-07-I genome:
GAGCCTCCCTGGCCTCACCTTCCGGAGTGGGACGTCCCGCTGCCGTTGACGTCCACCGGACAACCGACTACCTCGCCGCCCAAGGCATCGACGTCGGCCACGGGGCAGCCACTGTCTCAACCCCCGCGCAAGCGGTGGAGCCGCTGACAGCCATGGTGCGGAACCTGTGCGCTGCCCAGGAAAAGGAACTGCCACGCAGGCCTGTGGCTCCTCCCCTTCCAGAGCAACTGGAAGAACCCACTCCGGCTAACCCCACCTGCGACCCATGCCAGGCAGAGCCAATGCGCCCGGTCGGCGGGGTACGGCTGGGCTTGATGGATGTACCCGAAAAACAAAGGGTAGAGGCCTTGGTGTGGGACCCTACCCACCACGGCCACGCAGCATTCATCGGCAGTCCGGCCTCCGGTGCCGCAGAGGGACTCCAACTGGCTGTCTCCAAACTGATGCTCGGCCCTGCTGAAACCCACTTCTACCTGTTGGATGGCTTCGGAGGCTTCCTGCCGCTGGCCCGGGCAGGCAGGACGGGCGCCTATGCCGGACTGCACGAGCTTCGGCGGGGCGTACGCATCCTGGAGCGGCTTGTCCGGGAACTTGGGCAGCGGTTGGCCAGCCAAGCCACCGGCCGGATACCTCTCGTCATCGCCATCTCCGGCTGGGGATCCTGGGTCTCGGCCTTCCGCTCGGGACCGTTGGCCTGGGCTGAGGACTTGGTCAACGACCTGGTCCGTGACGGCGCCAGGGTGGGCATCACCCTGCTGCTCTCCGGCGAGCGCGAGCTGGTGACGGCCCGATTCTTCGGTGCCCTCCCCAACCGCTTCTACTTTCCATCCGGTTCCACGGAGGAAAGCCGGGCCATGTGGCCGCGGCTGCCTTCCGTCCCGGCTATCGAGGGGCGGGCGGCAGCCTTTGGCCCTGTCTCCGGCGGCGGGCCCGCACTTTGCCAGTTCTACCGACCCTCTTCCCCAGACAGTATCGGTAACCCCGGTTATCCACGCGCCGGTTCGCCTCCATTCCGCGTGGAACCCCTTCCGGCGACAATTACGGTCCGGCAAATTGCAGCGATGGCAGGGCAAACGGGAGCCGGTCATGTCCCCGAACCTGAGCCCGGCCGGGCATTGGTTGAAGAAGGGCGCTTTTCCCGGCGGCCTGAAACAGTACTGCCCTCGAAAGCGGGCCGACGCCAACGCGAAATCCTTCTGGGCGTGTCCGGGGACGAGCTTGCCCCAGTGACATTTCGGTTGCCCGGCGCTGGCGTCATCGGAATCCTTGGCGGGCCCGGAAGCGGCAAGACCAATACCTTGCACGCTCTGCAGGCACTCAACCCGGAGCAGGCCTGGTGCACCTGTCCCGGACCTTCCGAGGCGGCCGGAAATGCCTGGGGTGAGCGGCTGGTGCAGGCTGAGGCAGGGAAGCTTCCCCTCGGGTCAATTCTCCTTGTTGATGATGTGGATCTGCTCGCCCCGCCCGCGGTACGGGATTTGGGCCAGCTGAATGCACTTGGCTACGCTGCCGTCGTCACCGCCGCTTTCAGCCCGGCGCTCCTCCAGCGCGTTCCGTTGATCATGAATGCCAGGGCATCGGGGCTGGGGCTGCTGCTCTGTCCCCGTTCAGCAGCTGACGGCGACCTGTTCGGGAGCCGGTTCGAAACCGAGGCCAGCCCGCCGCCCGGCCGCGGCGTGTTGATCTCCGGCGGCCGATCCTGCCCCCTTCAGGTGGCTTGGGCGGGAAAATGAGAGCTGGCTGCACCGTCGCCTAAGCCTTTCGGTCACGGACCGGAAGACACAGGCACGGGTCAGAGGGTCGGCGGCGCGGCCCCTGTGCGCGAGGCATGGTTTATCACCCTGTTGGAAAACAGCAGAACGATAGCGATGACCGCCGGAACCACCATTGCGAGGCCCACGAGGACCAGGCCGCTGGTCATTGCCGGCACCCCGATGGTCAGAACGAACAGCTGGGCCACCAGCGCAGCCGCTCTGGTCCACCGGAGGCCCCGGTAGAGAAAGACGGCGACGGCATAAAGCCATGCGGAAAAGGCAAGCAGGAGGCCCATGGTGAAGACTGCCCCCCAGAAGGACAGGACGGGACTCCCGGACAGCAATTCGAAGGCATACCATCCGGCTGCCACCAGGAGCGCGGAGGCCTCGGCAGCTGCCACGAGCGCTACCACCTTGGCCCCGGCAGGCACCGTGGTCGGCCGGGCCGTTGGGCGGTCGGCGCCTCTACCGGAGTCATCGGGAGAAGATGGGGTACCTGCTGGGTTCACCGGGGGTCTTGACACACTGGCACCCTACCGGACATAGTCGGACACTGGTGAGGGCGCCAGCCGTCACTGTGATGCATCGCTCAGGTTTCGTGGGATTTCGGGCGTTATTACCCCTTGTTTACACAGCGTTAACATGACAGGCTTGATGCAGATGACCAAGGGGGCCCAAAGGGCCCTTTTCCTTTGTAGCCACTAGTGAATAATTTCACAAAGGCAATTCCCAGAAATGGAGCAACTGATCAGCATGGATTGGCGTAATCGCGCAGCGTGCCTCGACAAGGACCCGGAACTGTTCTTCCCCGTCGGGAATACCGGACCGGCCCTCCTGCAGATCGAGGAAGCCAAGAGCGTCTGCCGGCGGTGCCCCGTCGTGGACACGTGCCTGCAGTGGGCCCTGGAGTCCGGCCAGGATGCCGGTGTGTGGGGCGGCATGAGCGAAGACGAGCGCCGCGCCCTGAAACGTCGCGCTGCCCGTGCACGCCGCGCCTCCTAGTTAGAGTCCGCAACGGCAGGGCAGGAGCACAGGTCGACTAAAACAGAGGCCCTGGGACAATCCAGATGGATTGTCCCGGGGCCTCTGTTTGTTCTCGTTGCCAGCGTTGGCCTTCCTGCCTTCCTGCGGGCGCACGCCCGGAGGAAGGCAGTCTGGAAGGCTGCGCCTTACTTGCCCGCCAGGCTCAGCCGGATCTTGACTTCGGTGCCGCCGCCCTCGCGCCGCTGCCACGTGATGGTGCCGCCCAGTTCGCTGGTGACCAGGGTCCGCACGATCTGCAGGCCCAGTCCCTCGACGTGCGGGGTTTCGGGAAGTCCCACGCCGTCGTCGGCAATAGTGACCGTCAACTCCTCGCCGTCCTCACCTTCGGACCGGTCGGCAATAAGCCATACTGTTCCCGCCCTGCCCTCAAGCCCATGTTCAACGGCATTGGTCACCAGTTCGTTGATGACCAGGGCAAGCGGGGTTGCGAGATCACTGGGGAGTTCACCAAATGTGCCCGCCCGCTCGGTCCTGACCTGCTGGGAGGGGGACGCCACCTCCGCGGACAGCCGGAACTGGCGCCCGATCAGCTCGTCAAAATCCACACTCTGGGTGAGGCCCTGCGACAAGGTCTCGTGAACCAGTGCAATAGTGGCAACACGTCGCATCGCCTGTTCCAGGCCCTGCTTTGCCTCGTCGCTCACCATGCGGCGGGACTGCATCCGCAGGAGTGCAGCCACGGTCTGGAGATTGTTCTTGACCCGGTGGTGTATCTCCCGGATAGTGGCGTCCTTCGTCACCAGTTCCATCTCACGCCGGCGCAGTTCGGAGACGTCGCGGCAGAGCACCAGCGCGCCAAACCGCTGCTGCTCGTCGCGCAGCGGAATGGCCCGGAGGGACAGGCTTACCCCGCGGGACTCGATTTCGCTGCGCCAGGGCATGCGCCCCGTCACCACCAGCGGCAGGGTCTCATCGACCATCCGACGGTCTTTCAGCAGGCCGGCCGTAACCTCAGCCAGCGAACGGCCCTCCAGGGACTCGCCGTCACCCAGCCGACGGAAGGCCGACACGCCGTTGGGGCTTGCATACTGCACCACGCCATCGGCGTCCAGCCTGATCAGGCCGTCCCCCACGCGGGGAGCGCCCCGGCGGGATCCGGTGGGCGAGGCGAAATCGGGCCACAGCCCCAGGGTGCCCATCCGCAGGAGGTCGTAAGCGCACTGACGGTAGGTCAGTTCCAGCCGGGACGGCATCCGGGAGCTGGACAGATCCATGTGCGTGGTGACCACCGCGAGGGTGCGGCCGTTGCGGACCATGGGAACGGCCTCCACCCGCAGGGCCATCTCGCTGTTCCAGTTCGTCTCGCTGGAACGCTCGATGGTCCTGCTGTTCCACGCTTTGTCCACAAGTGGTTGCAGATCGGACCTGATGCCTTCGCCCACAAAGTCACTGTGGAACGCGGTGTGGGTGGTAGAGGGGCGCACGTGTGCCAGGGCAATGTAGCCAAGCTCCGGGTGGGGGAACCACAGCGCGAGGTCGGCGAACGCCAGGTCCGCCACCATCTGCCAGTCCCCCACCAGGAGGTGCAGCCATTCGGCATCGCCCGGCCCGAAATCAGCGTGTTCCCTGATGGGGTCCGTAAAGATTGCCACTGCACCTCCATTTTCGACGCCGGCTTGCTAGCGTCGGACGATTGACCTCAAGAGCCTCAATGCTACCGACAGTGAGGCCATGTCGTCGGCCTCCAGGGCGTTCACCTCATCGAACATGCTCTTGGCCCTGCCCAGCTGCTCGGCATTCTGGGCCTCCCAGTCCTTGAGCCGCGCGTCGGGTGACTCGGCGGTGGACGTGGCGTCCAGCACCGCCGTCGTCATGTCCGACACTGTCGAGTAGAGGTCGTCACGCAACGCCGCACGGGCCAGCGCCTGCCACCGGTCCTGCCGGGGCAGGCTGCTGATCCGTTCCAGCAGCGAGTCCCCGTGGAAACGGTTAAACACCGTGTAATAAACGGCCGCAATCTCCTCGACGGGGTCCTTCCGGGAGCGGCCGATTTTGGCGATATCCAGCAGGACGAAGCTCTCGAACAGCTCGGCCCAGCGCAGGGCCAGGTCTTCGGGCAGCTGCCACTCGCGGCCCTTGGCCAGCCACGCCGCCACCCGCTCGCGGTCATCACCGCGCAGATAGTCGAGCAGCCGGGCCCGCATCGGATCCATCAGCGGCTTGAATTCGGACACCACCTCGGCGATGGGGCGGGAAACACTTTCCTGGCTGAGCAGCCAGCGGACTGCCCGGTCCAGGAGCCGGCGGATGTCCAAGTGGACTGCGCTCCAGTGCTCGGTGGGGAACGAAGCAGGCAGGCTGTTCAGTTCCGACACCATTGCGTCGAGTTCGTACACCTCGCGCAGCGCTACGAATGCCTTGGCAACCGCCACTTCGCTGGCCGACGTTTCCTCCATGACCCGGAAGGCGAAGGTGATACCGCCCAGGTTGATCATGTCGTTCGCCACCACGGTGGCGATAATTTCGCGGCGCAGCGGATGGGTGTCCAGCTCCGCGTCAAAGCGTTCGCGCAACTGGTGTGGGAAGTAGGAACGCAACGTCCCACGGAACCACGGATCGTCCGCGAGTTCACTGTCGCGCAGGGCCGATGCCAGTTCGATCTTGGCATAAGCGGCCAGCACCGACAGCTCCGGGGAAGTCAGCCCCTGCCCCTGCTGCAGCCGCTCCCGAAGAGCTTCAGTGCTGGGAAGCGCTTCCAGGTCCCGGTTCAGATCTGCGGTCTTCTCCAGCCAGTCCATGAGCCGTTCGTAGCTGGGGCTCCACTCCGCCACC
Encoded here:
- a CDS encoding sensor histidine kinase, with the translated sequence MAIFTDPIREHADFGPGDAEWLHLLVGDWQMVADLAFADLALWFPHPELGYIALAHVRPSTTHTAFHSDFVGEGIRSDLQPLVDKAWNSRTIERSSETNWNSEMALRVEAVPMVRNGRTLAVVTTHMDLSSSRMPSRLELTYRQCAYDLLRMGTLGLWPDFASPTGSRRGAPRVGDGLIRLDADGVVQYASPNGVSAFRRLGDGESLEGRSLAEVTAGLLKDRRMVDETLPLVVTGRMPWRSEIESRGVSLSLRAIPLRDEQQRFGALVLCRDVSELRRREMELVTKDATIREIHHRVKNNLQTVAALLRMQSRRMVSDEAKQGLEQAMRRVATIALVHETLSQGLTQSVDFDELIGRQFRLSAEVASPSQQVRTERAGTFGELPSDLATPLALVINELVTNAVEHGLEGRAGTVWLIADRSEGEDGEELTVTIADDGVGLPETPHVEGLGLQIVRTLVTSELGGTITWQRREGGGTEVKIRLSLAGK
- a CDS encoding WhiB family transcriptional regulator, with product MDWRNRAACLDKDPELFFPVGNTGPALLQIEEAKSVCRRCPVVDTCLQWALESGQDAGVWGGMSEDERRALKRRAARARRAS